A part of Primulina eburnea isolate SZY01 chromosome 10, ASM2296580v1, whole genome shotgun sequence genomic DNA contains:
- the LOC140803053 gene encoding 3-epi-6-deoxocathasterone 23-monooxygenase CYP90C1, giving the protein MEQLPSWVFLNGVVLVVILSSVVVFYVFQLLKNRGEDERERKENEKAFVLPRGNRGWPLIGETLDFIASGYSAKPVSFMEKRKSMYGDVFRTHILGKAIIVSSDPIVNKTILQNHGNAFIPCYPKSITELLGKSSILRMNGSLHKRVHALIGVFLKSPQFKARITRDIERAVQHSLCSWSDKTDLIYLQNETKKITFEILVRVLLSIEPGEEMNLLKREFEEFIKGLICLPINLPGTTLYKSLKAKKRLQEMVDKIIEKRKISLEKTEGNEKSPIDVIDALLRDVGESEEMQQHRLPLDFIGGNIIEMMIPGEETVPTAMTLAVKFLTDNPIALAHLVEENMEIKRRKDRSGEEYSWNDYMSLPFTQNVISETLRLANIINAVWRKALKDVKVKGYLIPKGWCVMASFSAVHMDELNYKNSYEFDPWRWKKIGDAMSTNVFTPFGGGQRLCPGLELSRLEISIFLHHLVTTYRWDAERDEIIYFPTVRMKRKLPITIVPLQH; this is encoded by the exons ATGGAACAGCTGCCAAGTTGGGTTTTCTTGAATGGGGTGGTGTTGGTTGTGATTTTGTCGTCAGTTGTGGTTTTTTATGTGTTTCAGTTGTTGAAAAATCGTGGGGAAGATGAAAGGGAACggaaagaaaatgaaaaggCTTTTGTTTTACCAAGAGGGAATAGGGGTTGGCCATTGATTGGAGAGACGCTGGATTTCATAGCGTCCGGTTACTCTGCTAAACCTGTCAGTTTCATGGAAAAGCGCAAATCTAT GTATGGTGATGTTTTCAGAACACACATTCTTGGGAAGGCCATCATAGTCTCGAGCGATCCCATCGTGAACAAGACGATTCTACAGAACCATGGGAATGCATTTATACCTTGTTATCCTAAATCTATCACGGAGCTTCTTGGAAAATCTTCGATATTGCGGATGAACGGATCTTTGCACAAGAGGGTGCATGCCCTCATTGGTGTTTTCCTGAAATCACCACAATTTAAAGCTCGAATCACCAGAGACATTGAGAGAGCTGTTCAGCACTCCCTATGTTCGTGGTCGGATAAGACCGACCTCATTTATCTTCAGAATGAAACAAAAAAG ATTACATTTGAAATTCTTGTCAGAGTGCTATTAAGCATCGAACCAGGTGAAGAAATGAACTTACTGAAGAGAGAATTCGAGGAATTCATCAAAGGTTTAATATGTCTACCCATTAATCTCCCTGGAACAACACTATACAAGTCTTTGAAG GCAAAGAAGAGATTGCAAGAAATGGTGGATAAAATTatagaaaagagaaaaatcTCTCTAGAGAAAACGGAAGGAAACGAGAAGTCTCCAATCGATGTGATCGATGCGCTACTACGTGATGTTGGAGAATCAGAAGAGATGCAGCAGCATCGACTACCATTAGATTTCATCGGCGGGAACATTATCGAGATGATGATTCCCGGAGAGGAGACTGTGCCAACTGCCATGACCCTAGCCGTCAAATTCCTTACCGACAATCCTATTGCCTTAGCTCACTTAGTG GAGGAGAACATGGAAATCAAAAGGAGAAAGGATCGCTCCGGTGAGGAATATTCTTGGAACGATTACATGTCATTACCATTTACTCAAAAC GTTATCAGCGAAACTTTGAGACTCGCGAATATAATCAATGCAGTATGGAGAAAAGCTCTCAAGGATGTCAAAGTAAAAG GTTACTTGATACCGAAAGGATGGTGTGTTATGGCATCCTTTAGCGCTGTTCATATGGATGAACTgaattacaaaaactcttaCGAATTCGATCCTTGGAGATGGAAG AAAATAGGAGATGCTATGAGCACGAACGTGTTTACGCCGTTCGGCGGCGGGCAACGTCTATGTCCTGGTCTCGAACTCTCGAGGCTCGAAATCTCCATTTTCCTTCATCATCTTGTTACAACATATAG ATGGGATGCTGAAAGAGACGAAATAATCTATTTTCCAACTGTGAGAATGAAGAGGAAGCTACCGATCACCATCGTGCCCCTACAGCATTGA
- the LOC140842863 gene encoding uncharacterized protein, giving the protein MSGLRMNLATLQAREDTMGRPLSIGEKKRVDDRRYTPAPQSSIPTPGSHPQSGRGGGSSSQGRQGPHPMSTDSHASGAVVDKRKDQCTRGHDDGKRKGEVATPPNFKKGRGDPISSSRGPQKNSLFLEGVNAKERVGSFWDIDDPDMGWIKGREMICDHDMAHLVPQPSAALSHLPGLDRLPGAFLAPQCLICRDVYVV; this is encoded by the coding sequence GGTTGCGCATGAACTTGGCCACCCTTCAAGCTCGCGAAGACACTATGGGGAGGCCTCTTTCTATCGGAGAGAAGAAAAGAGTTGATGACCGGCGCTACACTCCCGCTCCTCAATCTTCTATCCCTACTCCGGGGTCGCACCCCCAGTCTGGTCGTGGAGGAGGGTCTAGTTCTCAAGGTCGTCAGGGGCCTCATCCTATGTCCACTGACAGCCATGCTTCTGGAGCTGTTGTGGATAAAAGAAAGGACCAGTGTACTAGAGGACACGACGATGGCAAGAGGAAGGGCGAGGTGGCCACCCCGCCAAACTTTAAGAAAGGTCGCGGAGATCCGATATCGTCTTCTCGAGGCCCTCAGAAGAACTCTCTATTCTTGGAAGGAGTTAATGCTAAGGAGAGAGTGGGGTCTTTTTGGGATATAGATGACCCTGATATGGGATGGATAAAAGGGAGGGAGATGATATGTGATCATGACATGGCCCATTTGGTCCCTCAACCCTCTGCTGCTCTATCCCACTTGCCTGGCCTTGATAGGTTGCCAGGTGCTTTCCTCGCCCCTCAGTGTCTTATCTGCAGGGATGTTTATGTGGTGTAA